One window of Ralstonia pickettii DTP0602 genomic DNA carries:
- a CDS encoding orotidine 5'-phosphate decarboxylase (K01591: pyrF; orotidine-5'-phosphate decarboxylase [EC:4.1.1.23]), producing MVFTPLQPTAPADPVGRRRHQEYRVPMTFTEQLAAAWQRNDSLLCVGLDPDPQKLPLSLTGAGGAIFSFCREIVDATADLVCAFKPQIAYFHSQRAEDQLEQLIHYIHDAHPGIPVILDAKRGDIGSTAEHYALEAFERYKADAVTVSPYMGFDSMQPYLAYPGRGVIVLCRTSNPGGSDVQFLQVDGKPLYQLVAEAARERWNTTGQMGLVVGATFPNEIARVRQIVGDMPLLIPGIGAQGGDIEATVKAGRTADGTGMMINSSRAILYASREKDFATAARNVALQTRETINRYRHG from the coding sequence ATGGTTTTCACGCCGCTGCAGCCAACCGCGCCGGCCGATCCTGTGGGGCGCCGGCGCCACCAGGAATACCGAGTACCCATGACTTTCACCGAGCAGCTTGCTGCCGCCTGGCAGCGCAACGATTCCCTTCTGTGCGTCGGGCTCGATCCTGACCCGCAGAAGCTGCCGCTGTCCCTGACCGGGGCGGGCGGCGCCATCTTCTCGTTCTGCCGCGAGATCGTCGACGCTACCGCCGACCTGGTCTGCGCGTTCAAGCCACAGATCGCGTACTTCCATTCACAGCGCGCCGAGGACCAGCTCGAACAGCTGATCCACTACATCCACGATGCCCACCCCGGCATCCCGGTGATCCTGGACGCCAAGCGCGGCGATATCGGCTCGACCGCCGAGCACTATGCGCTGGAGGCCTTTGAGCGCTACAAGGCCGACGCGGTCACGGTCAGTCCGTACATGGGTTTCGATTCGATGCAGCCGTACCTGGCCTATCCGGGCCGCGGCGTGATCGTGCTGTGCCGCACCTCCAACCCGGGCGGCTCCGACGTGCAGTTCCTGCAGGTCGACGGCAAGCCGCTGTACCAGCTGGTGGCCGAGGCGGCGCGCGAGCGCTGGAACACCACCGGACAGATGGGGCTGGTGGTGGGGGCGACGTTCCCGAACGAGATCGCGCGGGTGCGGCAGATCGTAGGCGATATGCCGCTGCTGATTCCGGGGATCGGCGCACAGGGCGGGGATATCGAGGCCACGGTCAAGGCCGGGCGCACGGCGGATGGCACGGGGATGATGATCAATTCGTCGCGTGCCATTCTCTACGCCAGCCGCGAGAAGGACTTTGCCACGGCGGCGCGCAATGTCGCGCTGCAGACGCGGGAGACGATCAACCGCTATCGCCACGGCTGA
- a CDS encoding membrane protein produces MSLDRRGIFLLIVLTLAWGINWPIMKVGVAHFPPLGFRLLCMAGGLLALGLALRLRGDSLAVPRREWGTVFRLALPNMVVWHLFAIVAVKMLSSGRAAILGYTMPIWAVVWGLVFFRERISGWAWFGIGCALTGTVLLLSGEISALTGSPAGTLLMLLAAAGWGFGTQLMKRTQTSVPIGAMTFWMLAITLPFLLAGSLLLEDGWRMPTAVEWGAIAYNAVVVFAFCHLVWFGLARSLPPVVSSLSIMFIPVVGVFSGMWLLDEQPHWQDYAAIVLMFLALSSVMLAPLLWRRLRGAMG; encoded by the coding sequence ATGTCTCTCGATCGCCGCGGTATTTTCCTGCTTATCGTCCTTACGCTTGCCTGGGGCATCAACTGGCCCATCATGAAGGTAGGGGTGGCGCACTTCCCGCCCCTTGGTTTCCGGCTGCTGTGCATGGCCGGCGGCCTGCTGGCGCTGGGCCTGGCGCTGCGGCTGCGTGGCGACTCGCTGGCGGTACCGCGCCGCGAATGGGGCACGGTGTTCCGCCTGGCCCTTCCCAACATGGTGGTCTGGCACCTGTTTGCCATCGTCGCGGTCAAGATGCTCTCGTCGGGCCGGGCCGCCATCCTCGGCTACACCATGCCGATCTGGGCGGTGGTGTGGGGCCTGGTGTTCTTTCGCGAGCGCATCAGCGGCTGGGCCTGGTTCGGCATCGGCTGCGCGCTGACCGGCACCGTGCTGCTGCTGTCGGGCGAGATCAGCGCGCTGACCGGCAGCCCCGCCGGCACGCTGCTGATGCTGCTCGCCGCGGCCGGCTGGGGCTTTGGCACCCAGCTGATGAAACGCACCCAGACCAGCGTGCCGATCGGCGCCATGACCTTCTGGATGCTGGCGATCACGCTGCCGTTCCTGCTAGCCGGCTCGCTGCTGCTGGAAGACGGCTGGCGCATGCCCACGGCTGTCGAATGGGGGGCGATCGCCTACAACGCGGTGGTGGTCTTCGCCTTCTGCCACCTGGTCTGGTTCGGGCTGGCGCGCAGCCTGCCGCCGGTGGTGTCGAGCCTGTCGATCATGTTCATCCCGGTGGTCGGGGTGTTCTCGGGCATGTGGCTGCTGGACGAGCAGCCGCACTGGCAGGACTATGCGGCGATCGTGCTGATGTTCCTGGCCTTGTCTTCGGTGATGCTGGCGCCGCTGCTGTGGCGCCGGTTGCGGGGCGCCATGGGGTGA
- a CDS encoding magnesium transporter (K03284: corA; magnesium transporter): MINLFVLQKGRLAQEQVDERNELLQHKPIWIDVVNPDDEELNWIKEAYGVALPELEDLGDLEASARYFEGEDENIHIRTDFLLDEEEVSRNVRVAFVLTRDVLFSIHDEDLPVFRLVRLRARMRPGSVRNAKDVLMDLYATDAEYSADSIEEVYERLEEASRRVLAENVTDAAAADVLETIAREEDLNGRIRRNVMDTRRAVSFLMRSQLLSAEQQDEARQILRDIDSIENHTAFLFDKINFLMDATVGFININQNKIIKLFSVVSVALMPPTLIASIYGMNFKFMPELDWAAGYPWAIALMAVSAAIPLVYFRRKGWLS, encoded by the coding sequence ATGATCAACCTGTTCGTCCTGCAGAAAGGCCGGCTCGCCCAGGAGCAGGTCGACGAGCGCAATGAGCTGCTGCAACACAAGCCAATCTGGATCGACGTCGTCAATCCCGACGACGAAGAGCTGAACTGGATCAAGGAAGCCTACGGCGTCGCCCTTCCCGAACTGGAAGACCTCGGCGACCTGGAGGCATCGGCGCGCTACTTCGAGGGCGAGGACGAGAATATCCATATCCGCACCGACTTCCTGCTGGACGAGGAAGAGGTGTCGCGCAACGTGCGCGTGGCCTTCGTGCTGACGCGCGACGTGCTGTTCTCCATCCACGACGAAGACCTGCCGGTGTTCCGGCTGGTGCGGTTGCGCGCGCGCATGCGCCCGGGCTCTGTGCGCAATGCCAAGGACGTGCTGATGGACCTGTACGCGACCGACGCCGAGTACTCCGCGGATTCGATCGAGGAAGTCTACGAACGCCTGGAAGAAGCCAGCCGCCGCGTGCTGGCCGAGAACGTGACCGATGCCGCCGCGGCCGACGTGCTGGAAACCATCGCCCGCGAGGAAGACTTGAACGGGCGCATCCGCCGCAACGTGATGGACACGCGCCGCGCAGTGTCCTTCCTGATGCGCAGCCAGCTGCTGTCGGCCGAACAGCAGGACGAGGCGCGCCAGATCCTGCGCGATATCGACTCGATCGAGAACCACACCGCGTTCCTGTTCGACAAGATCAACTTCCTGATGGACGCGACCGTCGGCTTCATCAACATCAACCAGAACAAGATCATCAAACTGTTCTCGGTGGTGTCGGTGGCGCTGATGCCGCCCACGCTGATCGCCAGTATCTACGGCATGAACTTCAAGTTCATGCCGGAGTTGGACTGGGCCGCAGGGTATCCGTGGGCGATTGCGCTGATGGCGGTGTCGGCGGCGATTCCGCTGGTGTATTTCCGCCGCAAGGGCTGGCTTAGCTGA
- a CDS encoding peptidoglycan transglycosylase (K03814: mtgA; monofunctional biosynthetic peptidoglycan transglycosylase [EC:2.4.1.-]) has product MANRNRTASASRGAAPARTVLNPVRWLGYLLGCVAAGVVAMQLFFFVQIASWQYINPSTTTFMRAERWRLCGLNVWNCGIDRQWVPYDRISRNLKRAVIASEDADFVNHPGYELDAMLDAWERNKKRGRIVRGGSTITQQLAKNLFLSSEQHYLRKGQELAITWMLEFWLDKQRIYEIYLNSVEWGEGVFGAQAAAQHYFRTTADKLSVGQSARLAAALPAPKCFDKKEYCANVRVNFRAKAGIIARRMGAATLPD; this is encoded by the coding sequence GTGGCCAACCGCAACCGCACGGCCAGCGCCAGCCGCGGCGCAGCCCCTGCACGGACGGTGCTCAACCCGGTCCGCTGGCTCGGCTACCTGCTGGGCTGCGTGGCGGCGGGCGTGGTGGCGATGCAGTTGTTCTTCTTCGTGCAGATCGCAAGCTGGCAATACATCAACCCGTCGACGACCACGTTCATGCGCGCCGAGCGCTGGCGGCTGTGCGGCCTCAACGTGTGGAACTGCGGCATCGACCGGCAATGGGTACCGTACGATCGCATCTCGCGCAATCTCAAGCGCGCGGTGATCGCCAGCGAGGACGCCGACTTCGTCAACCACCCGGGCTATGAGCTGGACGCCATGCTCGACGCCTGGGAGCGCAACAAGAAGCGCGGGCGCATCGTGCGGGGCGGGTCGACCATCACGCAGCAGCTGGCCAAGAACCTGTTCCTGTCCTCCGAGCAGCACTACCTGCGCAAAGGCCAGGAGCTGGCGATCACGTGGATGCTCGAGTTCTGGCTCGACAAGCAGCGCATCTACGAGATTTACCTCAATTCGGTGGAGTGGGGCGAGGGCGTGTTCGGCGCGCAGGCCGCGGCGCAGCACTACTTCCGCACCACGGCGGACAAGCTCAGCGTGGGCCAGTCCGCACGCCTGGCCGCGGCGCTGCCGGCGCCCAAGTGCTTCGACAAGAAGGAATACTGCGCTAATGTGCGCGTGAATTTCCGCGCCAAGGCGGGGATCATCGCGCGGCGGATGGGGGCGGCCACCTTGCCGGACTGA
- the aroE gene encoding shikimate 5-dehydrogenase (AroE; catalyzes the conversion of shikimate to 3-dehydroshikimate~K00014: aroE; shikimate dehydrogenase [EC:1.1.1.25]), producing MTSTASTDSSQPTSDRYVVIGNPVAHSRSPAIHAAFARQTGEAVQYDRLEAPLDGFADTVRKFFADGGYGCNVTVPFKLEAYDLADRLTERAEAAGAVNTLWIEEGLIHGDNTDGIGLVCDIQDNLDTLIEGKRVLLLGAGGAAMGAMLPLIECRPSRIVVANRTASRASDMLEEFVEAADQYGVELWGGGLDALEGLSEDEACDVVINASSSSLHGEVPPVPELLLGEGVLAYDMMYGAEPTVFLQFAAGCGARTSDGLGMLVEQAAEAFYIWRGVRPRTAPVLAELRAALQAERKG from the coding sequence ATGACATCCACTGCTTCCACTGATTCCTCCCAGCCCACGTCCGATCGCTATGTGGTGATCGGCAACCCCGTCGCGCACAGCCGCTCGCCGGCGATCCACGCCGCCTTTGCGCGCCAGACCGGCGAGGCCGTGCAATACGACCGCCTGGAGGCGCCGCTGGACGGGTTTGCCGACACCGTGCGCAAGTTCTTTGCCGACGGCGGCTACGGCTGCAACGTGACCGTGCCGTTCAAACTCGAAGCCTATGACCTGGCCGACCGCCTGACCGAGCGCGCCGAAGCCGCCGGCGCGGTCAACACGCTGTGGATCGAAGAGGGTTTGATCCACGGCGACAACACCGACGGCATCGGCCTGGTGTGCGATATCCAGGACAACCTCGACACGCTGATCGAAGGCAAGCGCGTGCTGCTGCTGGGTGCGGGCGGCGCGGCCATGGGCGCGATGCTGCCGCTGATCGAATGCCGGCCGTCGCGCATCGTGGTGGCCAACCGCACCGCCTCGCGCGCCAGCGACATGCTGGAAGAGTTTGTCGAAGCCGCCGACCAGTACGGCGTGGAGCTGTGGGGCGGCGGGCTCGATGCGCTTGAAGGCCTGTCCGAGGACGAGGCCTGCGACGTCGTGATTAACGCTTCGTCCAGCAGCCTGCATGGCGAAGTGCCGCCGGTGCCCGAGCTGCTGCTGGGCGAAGGCGTGCTCGCCTACGACATGATGTACGGCGCCGAGCCCACGGTGTTCCTGCAGTTCGCTGCGGGCTGCGGCGCGCGTACCAGCGACGGCCTGGGCATGCTGGTCGAGCAGGCCGCCGAAGCCTTCTACATCTGGCGCGGCGTGCGCCCCCGCACCGCCCCCGTGCTGGCCGAGCTGCGCGCCGCGCTGCAGGCCGAACGCAAGGGCTGA
- a CDS encoding cell envelope biogenesis protein TonB (K03832: tonB; periplasmic protein TonB), whose amino-acid sequence MNAAFAAPRHWWHARWHNSSTLAKALAVSLAVHAVLLMVRIAAPEVFEIKRSDAALDVVLVNAKSAQKPRNPTALAQANLDGGGDHDQQRASTPLPAQTVTQEGDLVRQVQRRVEQLEQEQQRLLTQAREPAPAVRNQPLKPGERREDAPQRGQDERTSADEMAKLEAEIGRNLDQYAKRPKRFQLTATSAQAVDYAQYYDRLRRKIEARGTTDFPQRNGKPLYGQLILVINVNRLGKLGYNRDGYNVDAIDVVKSSGDPALDRQAVAIVRAAAPFGAFTAEMAARQDILEVISTFKFSRSGLETRLQAR is encoded by the coding sequence GTGAACGCCGCTTTCGCCGCTCCCCGCCACTGGTGGCATGCCAGGTGGCACAACAGCAGTACGCTGGCCAAGGCGCTGGCCGTTTCCCTGGCCGTACATGCGGTGCTGCTGATGGTGCGGATCGCCGCGCCCGAGGTGTTCGAGATCAAGCGCAGCGATGCCGCGCTGGACGTGGTGCTGGTCAACGCCAAATCGGCGCAGAAGCCGCGCAACCCGACCGCATTGGCGCAGGCCAACCTGGACGGTGGCGGCGACCATGACCAGCAGCGCGCCAGCACGCCGCTGCCGGCTCAGACCGTGACACAGGAAGGCGACCTGGTGCGCCAGGTGCAGCGCCGCGTCGAGCAGCTCGAACAGGAGCAGCAGCGCCTGCTGACCCAGGCGCGCGAACCCGCGCCGGCGGTGCGCAACCAGCCGCTCAAGCCCGGCGAGAGGCGCGAGGACGCCCCGCAGCGCGGCCAGGACGAGCGCACCTCGGCCGACGAGATGGCCAAGCTCGAGGCCGAGATCGGCCGCAACCTGGACCAGTACGCCAAGCGGCCCAAGCGCTTCCAGCTCACCGCCACCAGCGCGCAGGCGGTCGACTACGCGCAGTACTACGACCGGCTGCGCCGCAAGATCGAGGCGCGCGGTACCACCGATTTCCCGCAACGCAACGGCAAGCCGCTGTACGGCCAGCTGATCCTGGTGATCAACGTCAACCGGCTGGGCAAGCTCGGCTACAACCGCGACGGCTACAACGTCGATGCCATCGACGTGGTCAAGAGTTCGGGCGATCCCGCGCTGGACCGCCAGGCCGTGGCGATCGTGCGCGCGGCCGCGCCGTTCGGCGCGTTCACGGCGGAAATGGCGGCGCGCCAGGACATCCTCGAAGTCATTTCCACTTTCAAGTTTTCGCGCAGCGGGCTGGAAACCCGCTTGCAGGCACGCTGA
- a CDS encoding ribonuclease II (K01147: rnb; exoribonuclease II [EC:3.1.13.1]) produces the protein MQLLFEEGGEIRAGTVLNQQGEAYQVELPAGKRTKVKSRDVLLQFAQPSAIELVRQTGDMVAEIDLDFLWECAPEAEFGFAELAAEYYGAEPGAVQQAALAMALHGNPVYFRRKGRGRYQRAPEDQLKAALAALERKRQQALVQAEYEDQLKALTLPESFRNKVLQLLFKPDKNSLEFKAMDAACTALGMTPMRLMVAAGGVASPRALHEAKFLAECFPKGTGFPDTDVPEPPADLPVAEVEAFSIDDVTTTEIDDALSVTKLADGKLRIGIHIAAPALGIRRSEPLDAIARQRLSTVYFPGDKITMLPDPVVERYTLQEGRVCPALSLYVTVDPSVWLITGSETRAEMVPIAANLRHNLLDDVITEASLSQGTGDYPFRDALTQLWHFAGYLYDERQKARLASGLRPETHNRADFNFYLDDQADGSQRVRIEQRKRGSPLDKIVAELMILANSTWGKLLADQGVPGIYRTQKAWGMHRTRMQTYPAPHEGLGVAQYAWSTSPLRRYVDLVNQWQILAVAQHGVTAKLVAPFKPKDADLLAAVADFEGTYAAYADHQSTMERYWCLRWLKQEKRERMMASVLKEGAVRFTEIPLVTRVPELAQAQRGTQVLLEIGETDEITLEVSCRVLEVFAGEGELPEEELESDEEAAEVSAEAAAEAAAELAAEQAAEQAAGVSDEAPEEPAGADGNDENGEPSAQRDTGGPAAG, from the coding sequence ATGCAGTTGCTGTTCGAAGAAGGCGGCGAAATCCGCGCCGGCACCGTGCTGAACCAGCAGGGCGAGGCCTACCAGGTGGAGCTGCCGGCCGGCAAGCGCACCAAGGTCAAGTCCCGCGACGTGCTGCTGCAGTTTGCGCAGCCGTCGGCGATCGAGCTGGTGCGCCAGACCGGCGACATGGTGGCGGAGATCGACCTGGACTTCCTGTGGGAATGCGCGCCCGAGGCCGAGTTCGGCTTCGCCGAGCTGGCCGCCGAATACTACGGCGCCGAACCCGGCGCGGTGCAGCAGGCGGCGCTGGCGATGGCGCTGCACGGCAACCCGGTGTACTTCCGCCGCAAGGGGCGCGGCCGCTACCAGCGCGCGCCCGAAGACCAGCTCAAGGCGGCGCTGGCCGCGCTCGAGCGCAAGCGCCAGCAGGCGCTGGTGCAGGCCGAATACGAAGACCAGCTCAAGGCGCTGACGTTGCCGGAATCGTTCCGCAACAAGGTGCTGCAGCTCCTGTTCAAGCCAGACAAGAACAGCCTGGAATTCAAGGCCATGGACGCGGCCTGCACCGCGCTGGGCATGACGCCGATGCGGCTGATGGTCGCCGCCGGCGGCGTGGCCAGCCCGCGCGCGCTGCATGAGGCCAAGTTCCTGGCCGAGTGCTTCCCCAAGGGCACCGGCTTCCCGGATACCGACGTGCCCGAGCCGCCCGCCGACCTGCCGGTGGCGGAGGTGGAAGCGTTTTCGATCGACGACGTCACCACCACCGAGATCGACGACGCGCTGTCGGTGACGAAGCTGGCCGACGGCAAGCTGCGCATCGGCATCCATATCGCCGCGCCCGCGCTGGGCATCCGCCGTAGCGAGCCGCTCGACGCGATCGCACGCCAGCGGTTGTCCACGGTCTACTTCCCGGGCGACAAGATCACCATGCTGCCCGACCCGGTGGTGGAGCGCTACACGCTGCAGGAAGGCCGCGTATGCCCGGCACTGTCGCTGTACGTGACGGTGGACCCGAGCGTGTGGCTCATCACCGGCAGCGAGACCCGCGCCGAGATGGTGCCGATCGCCGCCAACCTGCGCCACAACCTGCTGGACGACGTCATCACCGAGGCCTCGCTCTCACAGGGCACCGGCGACTACCCGTTCCGCGACGCGCTGACGCAGCTCTGGCACTTTGCCGGCTACCTGTACGACGAGCGCCAGAAGGCGCGCCTGGCCAGCGGCCTGCGTCCCGAGACGCACAACCGCGCCGACTTCAACTTCTACCTCGACGACCAGGCCGACGGCAGCCAGCGCGTGCGCATCGAGCAGCGCAAGCGCGGCTCGCCGCTGGACAAGATCGTGGCCGAGCTGATGATCCTGGCCAACAGCACCTGGGGCAAGCTGCTGGCCGACCAGGGCGTGCCGGGCATCTACCGCACGCAGAAGGCGTGGGGCATGCACCGCACCCGCATGCAGACCTATCCGGCGCCGCACGAGGGGCTGGGCGTGGCGCAGTACGCGTGGAGCACCTCGCCGCTGCGCCGCTATGTCGACCTGGTCAACCAGTGGCAGATCCTGGCGGTGGCCCAGCACGGCGTGACCGCCAAGCTGGTGGCGCCGTTCAAGCCCAAGGACGCCGACCTGCTGGCCGCGGTGGCCGACTTCGAAGGCACCTATGCCGCCTATGCCGACCACCAGTCGACCATGGAGCGCTACTGGTGCCTGCGCTGGCTCAAGCAGGAAAAGCGCGAGCGCATGATGGCCTCGGTGCTCAAGGAAGGCGCGGTGCGCTTCACCGAGATCCCGCTGGTCACGCGCGTGCCCGAGCTGGCCCAGGCGCAGCGCGGCACCCAGGTGCTGCTGGAGATCGGCGAGACCGACGAGATCACGCTGGAGGTGTCGTGCCGCGTGCTGGAAGTCTTTGCCGGAGAAGGCGAGTTGCCCGAGGAAGAGCTGGAAAGCGACGAGGAAGCCGCTGAAGTGTCGGCCGAAGCCGCTGCCGAGGCCGCGGCGGAGCTGGCGGCCGAGCAAGCCGCGGAGCAGGCCGCCGGGGTGTCGGACGAGGCGCCGGAGGAACCCGCGGGCGCGGACGGCAATGACGAGAACGGCGAGCCGTCGGCCCAGCGCGACACCGGCGGCCCGGCGGCGGGCTGA
- a CDS encoding 3-oxoacyl-ACP reductase (K00059: fabG; 3-oxoacyl-[acyl-carrier protein] reductase [EC:1.1.1.100]): MKLQGRVAIITGAAAGIGFATAQRFAADGAIVVLCDVQEARVREAADKLAATGATVSACRVDVTRRDEVDAMVAAVIAAHGRIDILVNNAGITKDARLVKMTEAQFDAVIDVNLKGVFNCAQAVATIMTEQGRGVILNASSVVGLYGNFGQTNYAASKFGVIGFTKTWARELGPKGVRVNAVCPGFVNTEILKTVPEKVLGGMKSSCWLRRLAEPAEIASIYAFLASDDASYVNGVAIEASGGMSL; encoded by the coding sequence ATGAAATTGCAGGGACGGGTTGCCATCATCACCGGTGCCGCCGCCGGTATCGGGTTTGCCACCGCGCAGCGCTTTGCCGCCGACGGTGCCATCGTCGTGCTGTGCGACGTGCAGGAGGCGCGCGTGCGCGAGGCCGCCGACAAGCTGGCCGCCACCGGCGCCACCGTGTCGGCTTGCCGGGTCGACGTGACCCGGCGCGACGAGGTCGACGCCATGGTCGCGGCGGTGATTGCCGCGCATGGCCGCATCGATATCCTGGTCAACAACGCCGGCATCACCAAGGATGCGCGCCTGGTCAAGATGACCGAGGCGCAGTTCGACGCCGTGATCGACGTCAACCTGAAGGGCGTGTTCAACTGCGCCCAGGCCGTCGCCACCATCATGACCGAACAGGGCCGGGGCGTGATCCTGAACGCGTCGAGCGTGGTCGGCCTGTACGGCAACTTCGGCCAGACCAACTACGCGGCCAGCAAGTTCGGCGTGATCGGCTTTACCAAGACCTGGGCGCGCGAGCTGGGGCCCAAGGGCGTGCGCGTCAACGCGGTGTGCCCGGGCTTCGTCAATACCGAGATCCTGAAGACCGTGCCGGAGAAGGTGCTCGGCGGCATGAAGTCGTCGTGCTGGCTGCGCCGCCTGGCCGAGCCGGCCGAGATCGCCAGCATCTACGCCTTCCTGGCCAGCGACGACGCCAGCTACGTCAACGGCGTGGCGATCGAGGCCAGCGGCGGCATGTCGCTCTGA
- a CDS encoding chorismate--pyruvate lyase (K03181: ubiC; chorismate--pyruvate lyase [EC:4.1.3.40]), with product MSAQSARRCGWSSHLPFDAAITPNLRRWVTGDDGSLTARLVAASERFRVARLQQRPLRPLADEWQALGQGDRTPALTREVLLICDDIPAVFAHTVVRQRHARRDWPFLRGLGERPLGGRLFVDPAVERDPFQFARLLPHHPLRQALQRVLPAMGPLPMLPARRSVFRRGDGVMLVTEVFLPDLLSRPSPGTGAGALARIKDRGPVFTRTTEAKR from the coding sequence ATGAGCGCGCAGTCCGCGCGCCGCTGTGGCTGGAGTTCGCACCTGCCTTTCGATGCTGCCATCACGCCCAACCTGCGGCGCTGGGTGACCGGCGATGACGGCTCGCTGACCGCGCGGCTGGTGGCCGCGTCGGAGCGCTTTCGCGTGGCCCGCCTGCAGCAGCGCCCGCTGCGGCCGCTGGCCGACGAATGGCAGGCGCTGGGGCAGGGCGACCGCACCCCCGCGCTGACGCGCGAGGTGCTGCTGATCTGCGACGATATCCCTGCGGTATTTGCCCACACCGTGGTGCGCCAGCGCCATGCGCGCCGCGACTGGCCGTTCCTGCGCGGGCTGGGCGAGCGCCCGCTGGGCGGGCGGCTGTTCGTCGATCCGGCGGTCGAGCGCGACCCCTTCCAGTTTGCGCGACTGCTGCCGCACCATCCGCTGCGCCAGGCGCTGCAGCGCGTGCTGCCGGCCATGGGGCCGTTGCCCATGCTGCCGGCGCGGCGCTCGGTATTCCGGCGCGGCGACGGCGTCATGCTCGTGACAGAGGTCTTCTTGCCGGACCTGCTGTCGCGTCCATCCCCGGGGACCGGGGCGGGCGCGCTTGCGCGCATCAAAGACCGCGGCCCCGTTTTCACACGCACTACCGAAGCGAAGAGATAA
- a CDS encoding esterase (K07000: K07000) has product MLLYLHGFRSSPQSFKARLVQERMREWGVGRYYACPTLNVSPEMAIAQAEAAIRAAKSAAQAGGDQEIAIVGSSLGGFYARWLGERYGCKTVLLNPAIHPWTDLEQYLGEQPLWHGGGSVRVERRHLRELLDLRVDTITRPERYYLIAATGDEVLDYREMVAACPGAKMRVIEGSDHGISEFADYVDDVLAFCGYGPDGKVPASASPA; this is encoded by the coding sequence ATGCTGCTATACCTGCACGGATTCCGCTCCTCGCCGCAGTCGTTCAAGGCCCGGCTGGTGCAGGAGCGCATGCGCGAGTGGGGCGTGGGGCGCTACTACGCCTGCCCCACGCTCAATGTCTCGCCGGAAATGGCCATCGCGCAGGCTGAGGCCGCCATTCGTGCCGCGAAGAGCGCCGCGCAGGCCGGCGGCGACCAGGAAATCGCCATCGTCGGCTCGTCGCTGGGCGGCTTCTATGCGCGCTGGCTGGGCGAGCGCTACGGCTGCAAGACCGTGCTGCTCAACCCGGCTATCCATCCGTGGACCGACCTGGAGCAATACCTGGGCGAGCAGCCGCTATGGCATGGCGGCGGCTCGGTCAGGGTCGAGCGGCGCCACCTGCGGGAGTTGCTGGACCTGCGCGTGGACACCATCACCCGCCCCGAACGCTATTACCTGATCGCCGCCACCGGCGATGAGGTGCTGGACTACCGTGAAATGGTGGCCGCCTGCCCCGGCGCGAAGATGCGCGTCATCGAGGGCAGCGACCACGGCATCAGCGAATTTGCCGACTACGTCGACGATGTGCTCGCCTTCTGCGGCTATGGCCCGGACGGCAAGGTGCCGGCAAGCGCAAGCCCGGCATGA